In the Streptomyces sp. f51 genome, one interval contains:
- a CDS encoding HAMP domain-containing sensor histidine kinase, with the protein MTKPQDKLRGWAAARKALLSGLRFTSLRLRLVVVFGLVALTAAVSASGIAYWLNREAVLTRTQDAVLRDFQQEMRNHASMLPVHPAQDELQRTAGQMANSSQRFSVLLTAEDVDGKMITGNSELDTFTLEDVPKSLRNAVNRQQPLTSTNTSAYHLYWQRITEHDKSYLVGGARVIDGSTTGYMLKSLEPEAKDLNSLAWSLGIATGLALIGSALLAQAAATTVLKPVHRLGIAARRLGEGKLDTRLRVSGTDELADLSRTFNRTAESLEKRVADMSARDEASRRFVADMSHELRTPLTAITAVTEILEEELDAQTGSVDPMIEPAVRLVVSETRRLGDLVENLMEVTRFDAGTARLILDDVDIADQITACIDARAWLDAVDLDAERGMTARLDPRRLDVILANLIGNALKHGGSPVRVSVRLEGEDLVIEVRDHGPGIPEDVLPHVFDRFYKASASRPRSEGSGLGLSIALENAHIHGGGITAANSPEGGAVFTLRLPQDPSELLAGDPRDRDGSAPANGTEGTAG; encoded by the coding sequence GTGACCAAACCGCAGGACAAGCTCCGCGGCTGGGCCGCGGCGCGCAAGGCGTTGCTGTCCGGTCTGCGCTTCACCAGTCTTCGGCTGCGCCTGGTCGTGGTGTTCGGCCTCGTGGCGCTCACCGCCGCGGTGTCCGCCTCGGGCATCGCGTACTGGCTCAACCGCGAGGCCGTGCTGACGCGTACCCAGGACGCGGTGCTGCGCGACTTCCAGCAGGAGATGCGCAACCACGCGAGCATGCTGCCCGTGCACCCGGCGCAGGACGAACTCCAGCGCACGGCCGGGCAGATGGCCAACAGCAGCCAGCGCTTCAGCGTGCTGCTGACCGCCGAGGACGTCGACGGCAAGATGATCACCGGCAACTCGGAGCTGGACACGTTCACGCTGGAGGACGTGCCCAAGTCCCTGCGGAACGCGGTGAACAGGCAGCAGCCGCTGACCTCGACCAACACCTCCGCGTACCACCTGTACTGGCAGCGGATCACCGAGCACGACAAGTCGTATCTGGTGGGCGGGGCCCGCGTGATCGACGGCAGCACGACCGGCTACATGCTCAAGTCCCTGGAGCCGGAGGCCAAGGACCTCAACTCCCTGGCCTGGTCCCTCGGGATCGCGACGGGGCTGGCCCTGATCGGCTCCGCGCTGCTCGCCCAGGCCGCCGCGACCACGGTCCTCAAGCCGGTCCACCGCCTCGGCATCGCGGCCCGCCGGCTCGGCGAGGGCAAGCTGGACACCCGGCTGCGGGTCTCCGGCACGGACGAACTCGCCGATCTGTCACGGACGTTCAACCGGACGGCGGAGTCGCTGGAGAAACGGGTCGCGGACATGAGCGCCCGGGACGAGGCGTCCCGCCGGTTCGTCGCCGACATGTCCCACGAGCTGCGGACACCGCTCACCGCGATCACCGCCGTCACCGAGATCCTCGAAGAGGAACTGGACGCGCAGACCGGCAGCGTCGACCCGATGATCGAGCCGGCCGTACGGCTGGTCGTCAGCGAGACCCGGCGGCTCGGCGACCTCGTGGAGAACCTGATGGAGGTGACCCGCTTCGACGCGGGCACCGCCCGGCTCATCCTCGACGACGTCGACATCGCGGACCAGATCACCGCGTGCATCGACGCCCGCGCCTGGCTGGACGCCGTCGACCTGGACGCCGAGCGCGGGATGACGGCACGGCTCGACCCGCGCCGCCTCGACGTGATCCTGGCGAACCTGATCGGCAACGCGCTCAAGCACGGCGGCTCTCCGGTGCGGGTGTCGGTGCGGCTCGAGGGCGAGGACCTGGTCATCGAGGTGCGGGACCACGGCCCCGGCATCCCCGAGGACGTCCTGCCGCACGTCTTCGACCGGTTCTACAAGGCCAGCGCGTCCCGCCCGCGGTCCGAGGGCAGCGGTCTGGGCCTGTCCATCGCCCTGGAGAACGCGCACATCCACGGCGGCGGGATCACCGCGGCGAACTCTCCCGAGGGCGGGGCCGTGTTCACGCTGCGCCTGCCCCAGGACCCCTCGGAACTGCTCGCCGGCGACCCGCGGGACCGTGACGGCTCCGCGCCGGCGAACGGCACGGAAGGCACCGCCGGATGA
- a CDS encoding uridine kinase has product MGSPLPIPARVVLLCGPSGSGKSLLAAASGLPVLRLDDFYKEATDPTLPQVEGSEDIDWDHPRSWDADTAVAAIEELCRTGRTTVPVYDISLSARTGAEALGIDGAPLFIAEGIFAAEIVGRCRELGLLADALCLSRGAVTTFRRRFVRDLREGRKSVPFLLRRGWRLMRSERSIVARQAALGAHPCDRDEALDRLTAASAARRASAPTTAA; this is encoded by the coding sequence TTGGGTTCCCCTCTCCCGATACCCGCCCGCGTGGTGCTGCTCTGCGGCCCCTCCGGATCCGGGAAGTCCCTTCTCGCCGCCGCCTCGGGACTCCCCGTGCTCCGTCTCGACGACTTCTACAAAGAGGCCACGGACCCGACGCTGCCCCAGGTCGAGGGCAGCGAGGACATCGACTGGGACCACCCGCGGTCGTGGGACGCGGACACCGCCGTCGCCGCGATCGAGGAACTGTGCCGTACGGGACGGACGACCGTCCCCGTCTACGACATCTCCCTGAGCGCCCGCACCGGGGCCGAGGCCCTCGGCATCGACGGGGCACCGCTGTTCATCGCGGAGGGGATCTTCGCCGCCGAGATCGTCGGGCGCTGCCGCGAACTCGGCCTTCTCGCCGACGCGTTGTGCCTGTCCCGGGGCGCGGTGACCACGTTCAGGCGCCGGTTCGTGCGGGACCTGAGGGAGGGCCGCAAGTCGGTTCCGTTCCTGCTGCGGCGCGGCTGGCGGCTGATGCGCTCCGAGCGGTCCATCGTGGCCCGCCAGGCGGCTCTCGGCGCCCACCCGTGCGACCGGGACGAGGCGCTGGACCGGCTGACGGCGGCCTCGGCCGCGCGGCGGGCGTCCGCGCCCACGACGGCCGCGTAG
- a CDS encoding SigE family RNA polymerase sigma factor — MNTLHSTSTSAVVTRLHDVNRTAEKSGVVSQRGCARGAGRQHTVYMTVVDGFTGENTTAQAAVGTTGGKAHGGAAYGEGSGERRSGTVSAEAEAAFTAYVQERRASLYATAYHLTGDRFEAEDLLQSALFSTYRAWDRISDKAAVGGYLRRTMTNLHISAWRRRKLNEYPTEELPETPGDTDAMRGTELRAVLWQALARLPELQRTMLVLRYYEGRTDPEIAEILGISVGTVKSSIWRSLRRMREDEVLSFGRDEEESFGELVA; from the coding sequence ATGAACACGCTGCACAGCACCAGCACTAGCGCAGTTGTCACGCGGCTCCACGACGTCAACCGGACGGCGGAGAAGTCCGGTGTCGTGAGCCAGCGGGGGTGCGCTCGTGGCGCCGGGCGTCAGCACACCGTGTACATGACGGTGGTTGACGGATTCACGGGGGAGAACACCACGGCGCAGGCCGCCGTGGGCACGACGGGGGGGAAGGCTCACGGGGGAGCCGCGTACGGGGAGGGCTCGGGGGAGCGTCGCTCCGGGACGGTGAGCGCGGAGGCCGAAGCGGCCTTCACCGCCTACGTCCAGGAGCGCCGCGCCTCCCTGTACGCAACCGCCTACCACCTGACCGGTGACCGCTTCGAGGCCGAGGACCTGCTCCAGAGCGCGCTGTTCTCGACGTACCGGGCCTGGGACCGGATCAGTGACAAGGCCGCGGTCGGGGGCTACCTCCGCCGCACCATGACGAACCTGCACATCAGCGCGTGGCGCCGCCGCAAGCTGAACGAGTACCCGACCGAGGAGCTGCCGGAGACGCCCGGCGACACGGACGCGATGCGCGGCACGGAGCTGCGCGCGGTCCTGTGGCAGGCGCTCGCCCGGCTGCCCGAACTCCAGCGCACGATGCTGGTCCTCCGCTACTACGAGGGCCGCACCGACCCGGAGATCGCGGAGATCCTCGGCATCAGTGTCGGCACGGTGAAGTCGAGCATCTGGCGGTCGCTCCGCCGGATGCGCGAGGACGAGGTCCTCAGCTTCGGCCGTGACGAGGAGGAGTCCTTCGGGGAGCTCGTCGCCTGA
- a CDS encoding class I SAM-dependent methyltransferase, whose amino-acid sequence MGANRRVDGTEDGGQAARWNGPAGNAWVESQDLVDALFAPLERLVVDAVPAGQGGRVLDVGCGTGGTTVAVARRLGPGGRCVGVDISEPMLVAARARAERAGVRASFVRADASEHVFEPASFDAVVSRFGVMFFADPVRAFARLRRAAKEDAVLRFVVWRDIAENPFMTTAERAAAPLLPDLPERVPDAPGQFALADAGRVRGLLAEGGWAGVGVRAVDAECVMPEAELVPYFSRFGPVGIALRGADARTRDRVVESVRGAFSSFVRGGEVRFTAACWQIEARASGR is encoded by the coding sequence ATGGGAGCGAATCGCAGGGTGGACGGTACGGAGGACGGCGGACAGGCCGCGCGCTGGAACGGGCCGGCCGGGAACGCCTGGGTCGAGTCCCAGGATCTGGTGGACGCCCTGTTCGCGCCGCTGGAGCGGCTGGTCGTCGACGCCGTTCCGGCCGGGCAGGGGGGACGGGTCCTCGACGTGGGGTGCGGCACCGGCGGCACGACGGTGGCCGTCGCGCGCCGGCTCGGGCCCGGGGGACGGTGCGTGGGCGTCGACATCTCGGAGCCGATGCTGGTGGCGGCGCGGGCCCGTGCGGAGCGGGCGGGCGTGCGGGCGTCCTTCGTCCGGGCCGACGCCTCGGAGCACGTGTTCGAGCCCGCCTCCTTCGACGCGGTCGTCTCCCGGTTCGGGGTGATGTTCTTCGCTGATCCGGTGCGGGCCTTCGCCCGTCTGCGGCGGGCCGCGAAGGAGGACGCCGTGCTGCGGTTCGTCGTGTGGCGCGACATCGCGGAGAACCCGTTCATGACGACGGCGGAGCGGGCGGCTGCGCCGCTTCTGCCGGACCTGCCTGAGCGGGTGCCCGACGCGCCGGGGCAGTTCGCGCTGGCGGACGCCGGGAGGGTGCGGGGGCTGCTGGCGGAGGGTGGGTGGGCCGGGGTCGGGGTGCGGGCCGTCGACGCGGAGTGCGTGATGCCGGAGGCGGAGCTGGTGCCGTACTTCAGCCGGTTCGGGCCGGTCGGGATCGCGCTGCGGGGGGCGGATGCGAGGACCCGGGACCGGGTGGTCGAGTCGGTCCGGGGGGCGTTCTCGTCGTTCGTGCGGGGTGGGGAGGTGCGGTTCACGGCGGCGTGCTGGCAGATCGAGGCACGGGCCTCCGGCCGGTGA
- a CDS encoding aldehyde dehydrogenase family protein: protein MSAAEKSEQQRLSVFKTYKLYVGGKFPRSESGRVYEVSDSKGKWLANAPQSSRKDARDAVVAARKAFGGWSGATAYNRGQVLYRVAEMLEGRKEQFVREVADAEGLSKAKAAAVVDAAIDRWVWYAGWTDKIAQVVGGGNPVAGPYFNLSSPEPTGVVTVLAPQESSFLGLVSVIAPVIATGNTVVVIASEKAPLPALSLGEVLATSDVPGGVVNILSGRTAEIAAPLAAHQDVNAIDLAGADEVLAKELEIAAADNLKRVVRPQAVDYARTPGTERLTAFLETKTVWHPTGSLGAGGSSY, encoded by the coding sequence ATGAGTGCAGCCGAGAAGTCCGAGCAGCAGCGTCTGAGCGTCTTCAAGACCTACAAGCTGTACGTGGGCGGCAAGTTCCCGCGTTCCGAGAGCGGCCGGGTGTACGAGGTGAGCGACTCCAAGGGCAAGTGGCTGGCGAACGCCCCGCAGTCGAGCCGCAAGGACGCCCGTGACGCGGTCGTCGCGGCACGCAAGGCGTTCGGCGGCTGGTCCGGCGCTACGGCGTACAACCGCGGACAGGTCCTGTACCGCGTCGCCGAGATGCTGGAGGGCCGCAAGGAGCAGTTCGTCCGCGAGGTGGCCGACGCGGAGGGTCTGTCTAAGGCGAAGGCCGCGGCCGTCGTCGACGCGGCGATCGACCGCTGGGTCTGGTACGCGGGCTGGACCGACAAGATCGCCCAGGTCGTGGGCGGCGGCAACCCGGTCGCGGGCCCGTACTTCAACCTCTCCTCCCCCGAGCCGACGGGCGTGGTGACGGTCCTGGCGCCGCAGGAGTCGTCCTTCCTCGGGCTGGTGTCCGTGATCGCCCCGGTGATCGCCACCGGCAACACGGTCGTCGTGATCGCCAGCGAGAAGGCCCCGCTCCCCGCGCTGTCGCTCGGTGAGGTGCTGGCCACCTCCGACGTGCCCGGCGGTGTCGTGAACATCCTGTCCGGCCGGACCGCGGAGATCGCGGCCCCGCTGGCCGCGCACCAGGACGTCAACGCGATCGACCTGGCCGGTGCCGACGAGGTGCTGGCGAAGGAGCTGGAGATCGCCGCGGCGGACAACCTGAAGCGCGTCGTCCGTCCACAGGCTGTGGATTACGCGCGGACCCCCGGGACCGAGCGCCTGACGGCCTTCCTGGAGACGAAGACGGTCTGGCACCCGACGGGCTCCCTGGGCGCCGGGGGCTCGTCCTACTGA
- the afsQ1 gene encoding two-component system response regulator AfsQ1: MPSLLLIEDDDAIRTALELSLTRQGHRVATAATGEDGLKLLREQRPDLIVLDVMLPGIDGFEVCRRIRRTDQLPIILLTARSDDIDVVVGLESGADDYVVKPVQGRVLDARIRAVLRRGEREANDSASFGSLVIDRAAMTVTKNGEDLQLTPTELRLLLELSRRPGQALSRQQLLRLVWEHDYLGDSRLVDACVQRLRAKVEDVPSSPTLIRTVRGVGYRLDNPQ; the protein is encoded by the coding sequence GTGCCTTCCCTGTTGCTGATCGAGGACGACGACGCCATCCGGACGGCCCTGGAGCTCTCTTTGACGCGCCAGGGTCACCGGGTGGCCACCGCTGCCACCGGCGAGGACGGTCTGAAGCTGCTGCGCGAGCAGCGACCGGATCTGATCGTGCTGGATGTGATGCTGCCCGGCATCGACGGTTTCGAGGTGTGCCGGCGCATCCGGCGCACCGACCAGCTGCCGATCATTCTGCTGACCGCGCGCAGTGACGACATCGACGTCGTGGTCGGACTGGAGTCCGGCGCCGACGACTACGTCGTCAAGCCGGTGCAGGGCCGGGTGCTCGACGCCCGGATCCGTGCCGTGCTGCGCCGCGGCGAGCGGGAGGCGAACGACTCGGCGTCGTTCGGCTCGCTGGTCATCGACCGTGCCGCCATGACGGTCACCAAGAACGGTGAGGACCTGCAACTGACGCCCACCGAGCTGCGGTTGCTCCTTGAGCTGAGCCGCAGGCCCGGACAGGCCCTGTCCCGGCAGCAGTTGCTGCGCCTGGTGTGGGAGCACGACTACCTCGGCGACTCGCGCCTGGTCGACGCCTGTGTGCAGCGGCTGCGCGCCAAGGTGGAGGACGTGCCGTCCTCGCCCACCCTGATCCGTACCGTGCGCGGCGTCGGCTATCGGCTGGACAACCCTCAGTGA
- a CDS encoding aldehyde dehydrogenase family protein: MASAFEYAPAPESRSVVDIAPSYGLFIDGEFTEAAEGKVFKTVSPSTEEVLSEIAQAGEADVDRAVKAARKAFVKWSALPGSERAKYLFRIARIIQERSRELAVLETLDNGKPIKETRDADLPLVAAHFFYYAGWADKLDHAGFGANPRPLGVAGQVIPWNFPLLMLAWKIAPALATGNTVVLKPAETTPLTALFFADICRQAGLPRGVVNILPGYGDAGAALVEHPDVDKVAFTGSTAVGKAIARQVAGSHKKVTLELGGKGANIVFDDAPIDQAVEGIVSGIFFNQGQVCCAGSRLLVQESIHDELLDSLKRRLSTLRLGDPLDKNTDIGAINSAEQLSRITALVEQGEAEGADRWSPACELPSSGYWFAPTLFTNVTQAHTIARDEIFGPVLSVLTFRTPDEAVAKANNSPYGLSAGIWSEKGSRILAVANKLRAGVVWSNTFNKFDPTSPFGGYKESGFGREGGRHGLEAYLAPSSPEGER; encoded by the coding sequence ATGGCTTCCGCATTCGAATACGCACCGGCGCCCGAGTCCCGCTCCGTCGTCGACATCGCCCCCTCCTACGGCCTGTTCATCGACGGTGAGTTCACCGAGGCCGCCGAGGGCAAGGTCTTCAAGACCGTCTCCCCCTCCACCGAGGAGGTCCTCTCCGAGATCGCCCAGGCGGGCGAGGCGGACGTCGACCGCGCGGTGAAGGCCGCCCGCAAGGCCTTCGTGAAGTGGTCCGCGCTGCCGGGCTCCGAGCGCGCCAAGTACCTGTTCCGCATCGCGCGGATCATCCAGGAGCGCAGCCGCGAGCTGGCGGTCCTGGAGACGCTGGACAACGGCAAGCCGATCAAGGAGACCCGCGACGCCGACCTCCCGCTGGTCGCCGCGCACTTCTTCTACTACGCGGGCTGGGCCGACAAGCTCGACCACGCCGGCTTCGGGGCGAACCCGCGTCCGCTGGGCGTCGCGGGCCAGGTCATCCCGTGGAACTTCCCGCTGCTGATGCTGGCGTGGAAGATCGCCCCGGCGCTCGCGACCGGCAACACGGTCGTCCTCAAGCCCGCCGAGACCACGCCCCTGACGGCGCTGTTCTTCGCGGACATCTGCCGCCAGGCGGGCCTGCCCAGGGGCGTCGTCAACATCCTTCCCGGGTACGGCGACGCGGGCGCGGCCCTCGTCGAGCACCCGGACGTGGACAAGGTGGCCTTCACCGGCTCCACCGCCGTCGGCAAGGCGATCGCCCGGCAGGTCGCGGGTTCGCACAAGAAGGTCACGCTCGAACTGGGCGGCAAGGGCGCGAACATCGTGTTCGACGACGCCCCGATCGACCAGGCCGTCGAGGGCATCGTCAGCGGCATCTTCTTCAACCAGGGCCAGGTCTGCTGCGCGGGTTCGCGTCTGCTGGTCCAGGAGTCGATCCACGACGAGCTGCTCGACTCGCTCAAGCGCCGTCTGTCGACGCTGCGTCTGGGCGACCCGCTCGACAAGAACACGGACATCGGCGCGATCAACTCCGCCGAGCAGCTCTCCCGTATCACCGCGCTGGTCGAGCAGGGCGAGGCCGAGGGCGCCGATCGCTGGTCCCCGGCCTGCGAACTGCCCTCCTCCGGCTACTGGTTCGCCCCGACGCTGTTCACGAACGTCACCCAGGCGCACACCATCGCCCGCGACGAGATCTTCGGTCCCGTGCTGTCCGTCCTCACGTTCCGCACCCCGGACGAGGCGGTCGCCAAGGCCAACAACTCCCCGTACGGCCTCTCGGCGGGCATCTGGAGCGAGAAGGGCTCCCGGATCCTCGCCGTGGCGAACAAGCTGCGCGCGGGTGTCGTCTGGTCCAACACGTTCAACAAGTTCGACCCGACCTCGCCGTTCGGCGGGTACAAGGAGTCGGGCTTCGGCCGCGAGGGCGGCCGGCACGGTCTGGAGGCGTACCTCGCCCCGTCGAGCCCGGAGGGCGAGCGATAA
- a CDS encoding PH domain-containing protein, with the protein MSTPDHQSPLPDASRPEAKDRIYRSPAGIAGGVLLLLLVGWLGVDALISGSGRTPWLALAGLILAVPVVTAFTLRPAVYANEDRLRVRNPLRVIVLPWGKVASLRSHYSNEVIDTSGTKYQLWAVPVSLRARKKAARQPVEGRSGRGGGRPSPLGLSSAFGRGAVTDAPTRPETDRIMDDLRELAETRATAEGAQGEVTVRWAYEVIGPALAGLVVLAILLATG; encoded by the coding sequence ATGAGCACCCCGGACCACCAGTCACCCCTTCCGGACGCCTCGCGACCCGAGGCCAAGGACCGGATCTACCGGTCGCCCGCCGGTATCGCGGGCGGCGTCCTCCTGCTGCTCCTCGTGGGCTGGCTCGGCGTCGACGCGCTGATCTCCGGATCCGGCCGCACCCCTTGGCTGGCGCTCGCCGGACTGATCCTCGCCGTCCCCGTGGTGACCGCCTTCACCCTGCGCCCCGCGGTCTACGCCAACGAGGACCGCCTGCGCGTCCGCAACCCCCTCCGCGTGATCGTGCTCCCCTGGGGCAAGGTCGCCTCGCTGCGCTCGCACTACTCCAACGAGGTGATCGACACCTCGGGCACGAAGTACCAGCTCTGGGCGGTGCCCGTGTCGCTGCGCGCCCGCAAGAAGGCGGCCAGGCAGCCGGTGGAGGGCAGGTCCGGCCGCGGAGGCGGCCGTCCGTCGCCCCTGGGCCTCTCGTCCGCGTTCGGCCGGGGCGCCGTCACCGACGCCCCGACCCGCCCCGAGACCGACCGGATCATGGACGACCTGCGTGAGCTGGCCGAGACCCGTGCCACCGCCGAGGGCGCGCAGGGCGAGGTCACGGTCCGCTGGGCCTACGAGGTCATCGGCCCCGCGCTCGCCGGCCTCGTCGTCCTGGCCATCCTGCTGGCGACGGGCTGA
- the deoC gene encoding deoxyribose-phosphate aldolase, whose protein sequence is MPTSAPALGDVTASDSTLRRFLHGLPGVDAVGLEARAASLGTRSIKTTAKAYAIDLAISMVDLTTLEGADTPGKVRALGAKAVLPDPTDRTAPTTAAVCVYPDMVAVAKEAVAGSGVKVASVATAFPAGRAALDVKLADVRDAVAAGADEIDMVIDRGAFLAGRYLKVYDEIVAVKEASGAARLKVIFETGELSTYDNIRRASWLGMLAGADFIKTSTGKVAVNATPANTLLMLEAVRDFRAQTGVQVGVKPAGGIRTTKDAVKFLVLVNETAGADWLDNHWFRFGASSLLNDLLMQRQKLATGRYSGPDYVTVD, encoded by the coding sequence ATGCCCACCTCTGCACCCGCCCTCGGCGACGTAACCGCGTCCGACAGCACGCTGCGCCGCTTCCTCCACGGGCTGCCCGGCGTCGACGCGGTCGGCCTGGAGGCACGCGCCGCCTCGCTCGGCACCCGTTCCATCAAGACCACCGCGAAGGCGTACGCCATCGACCTGGCCATCTCGATGGTCGACCTGACGACGCTGGAAGGCGCGGACACCCCGGGCAAGGTCCGGGCGCTCGGCGCCAAGGCGGTCCTCCCGGACCCGACCGACCGCACGGCGCCCACCACGGCGGCGGTCTGTGTCTATCCCGACATGGTGGCCGTCGCGAAGGAGGCCGTCGCCGGCTCCGGGGTGAAGGTCGCCTCGGTCGCGACCGCGTTCCCGGCCGGCCGCGCCGCGCTCGACGTGAAGCTGGCCGACGTGCGTGACGCCGTCGCCGCGGGCGCCGACGAGATCGACATGGTGATCGACCGCGGGGCGTTCCTCGCGGGCAGATACTTGAAGGTGTACGACGAGATCGTCGCCGTGAAGGAGGCCTCGGGCGCCGCCCGCCTGAAGGTCATCTTCGAGACCGGCGAGCTGTCGACGTACGACAACATCCGGCGCGCGAGCTGGCTCGGCATGCTGGCCGGGGCCGACTTCATCAAGACCTCCACCGGCAAGGTGGCCGTGAACGCGACACCGGCGAACACGCTGCTGATGCTGGAGGCCGTCCGCGACTTCCGCGCCCAGACCGGCGTGCAGGTCGGCGTGAAGCCGGCCGGCGGCATCCGCACCACCAAGGACGCCGTCAAGTTCCTGGTCCTGGTGAACGAGACCGCGGGCGCGGACTGGCTGGACAACCACTGGTTCCGCTTCGGCGCGTCCTCGCTCCTGAACGACCTGCTGATGCAGCGTCAGAAGCTGGCCACCGGCCGCTACTCCGGCCCCGACTACGTGACGGTGGACTGA